Proteins from one Deinococcus sp. AB2017081 genomic window:
- a CDS encoding glycosyltransferase family 2 protein yields MLMFFDLAGLTLLAMSFVQTVLAAVMPAIRRGSVPDRPGEALHFTFLIPALNEGRVIGATVATLRSLAPDAHIAVIDDGSDDDTAAVVRALSDHDASITLLRRFSPHARQGKGQALNWAARSLLGDLQAAGRDLTREIVVVVDADGRITPELLDEARAAMDDPLVAGAQARVIIRPSGARRGVGLVIGRVLERQQDLEFFVIRSVQRLRHRWRSVGLCGNGQFMRASYLHDQITQGAAAWPDCLAEDFASGLAMRLDAPRHRMVFLEAAVTQQGLPSLRRFLRQRARWAQGTMQCLPYLPGLWSGRVALGARLDLSYAILAPWLNAVIILCLLTQPLRWLLDTRGIILSPALSLTIAVVNIGLQWQWVLRYHRGRGLGAVLFTLVSQPLYGFALSLALPLAYWNHFTGRRTWDKTARHLEPVEPIQAVNGD; encoded by the coding sequence ATGCTGATGTTCTTCGACCTGGCCGGCCTGACCCTGCTGGCCATGTCCTTCGTGCAGACCGTGCTCGCGGCCGTGATGCCCGCCATCCGGCGCGGATCCGTGCCAGACCGGCCGGGCGAGGCCCTGCACTTCACTTTCCTGATTCCCGCCCTGAACGAGGGCCGGGTGATCGGCGCGACCGTTGCCACCCTGCGGTCGCTGGCCCCGGATGCCCACATCGCCGTGATCGACGACGGCAGCGACGACGACACAGCGGCGGTCGTCCGCGCGCTGAGCGATCATGACGCCTCCATCACGCTGCTGCGGCGCTTTTCCCCCCACGCACGGCAGGGCAAGGGGCAGGCGCTGAACTGGGCCGCCCGTTCCCTGCTCGGCGATCTGCAGGCCGCCGGCCGTGACCTGACCCGCGAGATCGTGGTGGTCGTGGATGCGGACGGCCGGATCACACCGGAGCTGCTGGACGAGGCGCGGGCGGCGATGGACGACCCCCTGGTGGCCGGTGCCCAGGCCCGCGTGATCATCCGCCCGTCCGGGGCCCGCCGAGGCGTGGGTCTCGTGATCGGCCGCGTGCTGGAGCGGCAGCAGGATCTGGAATTCTTCGTGATCCGTTCGGTGCAGCGCCTGCGCCACCGCTGGCGCTCGGTGGGCCTGTGCGGCAACGGGCAGTTCATGCGGGCCTCGTATCTGCACGACCAGATCACCCAGGGCGCCGCCGCGTGGCCGGACTGTCTGGCCGAGGACTTCGCGAGCGGGCTGGCGATGCGCCTGGACGCTCCACGCCACCGCATGGTCTTTCTGGAGGCGGCCGTGACCCAGCAGGGGCTGCCGAGCCTGCGCCGCTTCCTGCGGCAGCGGGCCCGCTGGGCCCAGGGCACCATGCAGTGCCTGCCCTACCTGCCGGGGCTGTGGTCAGGCCGGGTCGCGCTGGGGGCCAGACTGGATCTGAGCTACGCCATCCTGGCCCCGTGGCTGAACGCGGTCATCATCCTGTGTCTGCTCACCCAGCCGCTGCGCTGGCTGCTCGACACACGCGGCATCATCCTGAGTCCGGCGCTCAGCCTCACCATCGCGGTGGTGAACATCGGCCTGCAGTGGCAGTGGGTGCTGCGCTACCACCGGGGCCGGGGGCTGGGGGCGGTGCTGTTCACCCTGGTCAGTCAGCCGCTGTACGGCTTTGCGCTGTCGCTGGCGCTGCCCCTGGCGTACTGGAACCACTTCACGGGCCGGCGCACGTGGGACAAGACCGCCCGCCACCTGGAACCGGTCGAGCCGATCCAGGCCGTGAACGGCGACTGA